From Nicotiana tabacum cultivar K326 chromosome 22, ASM71507v2, whole genome shotgun sequence, one genomic window encodes:
- the LOC142176242 gene encoding protein trichome birefringence-like 11, which produces MTQFKIFKKFKRLKLFEPSPGVLGCFFFTVCLFLCLFLLDYRKVNKGPHLYHQTSLFATLIGLNGSSVPYNKIEKLDFLEKGAESCDLFYENWVWDEIYPLYKSKDCKFLDEGFRCSENGRPDNFYTKWHWQPKDCKDSSCRHIIRLVCS; this is translated from the coding sequence ATGAcccaatttaaaattttcaagaaattcaaacGCTTGAAGCTTTTTGAGCCATCACCAGGTGTACTTGGTTGCTTTTTCTTCACTGTTTGCTTATTCTTGTGTCTGTTTTTGTTGGATTacagaaaagtaaacaaagggcCTCATTTGTATCATCAAACATCCTTGTTTGCTACGTTGATTGGGCTCAATGGATCGTCTGTCCCATATAACAAGATTGAAAAGTTGGATTTTTTGGAAAAGGGAGCAGAAAGTTGTGATCTTTTTTATGAGAATTGGGTTTGGGATGAAATTTATCCACTGTATAAATCAAAGGATTGTAAGTTCTTGGATGAAGGCTTTCGTTGTTCTGAGAATGGTAGACCTGATAATTTTTATACTAAATGGCATTGGCAACCTAAAGATTGCAAAGACAGCAGCTGCCGACATATAATTCGGttggtttgttcttga